In Pseudomonas nunensis, a single window of DNA contains:
- a CDS encoding efflux RND transporter permease subunit, protein MNISALSIRHPVPAVMLFILLTIFGLVGFDRLGIQDFPDMDLPVVVISASLEGAAPEQLETEVARKLEDQLTSLRLLKHVTTVITDGAVNISVSFAIDKDGNEALNEVRNAVDSAMPQLPASLDTPSVSRLTTSASSLLTYVIDSDSLDEEALSWFVDNELSKKLLSVPGVALISRVGGVDREIQVNLDPALMAGLGIRVADVASQLRAMQKDNSGGQGNLGSGQQSLRTLGAIDDPAALGAIDIPSGDGRLLALRQLADIRDTHAERSTRAFRDGKPVIGFQVVRSLGFSDVGVATDVREAMTEFAKQHSNVHIVEASDAVESVLDNYRGSMSLLYEGMLLAVLVVWWFLRDWRATLIVATALPLSIIPTFGVIYLAGFTLNTVSLLALALVIGVLVDDAIVEIENIARHLRMGKTPREAAIEAADEIGLAVLATTVTLVAVFLPTAFMGGIAGKIFREFGVTASAALLFSLLVARLLTPMMAAYFLRARHEAEHDSRLMTRYLGWIHGTLNRRKTTMLCAGLFFIGSLMLIPLLPTSFLPPADTAHSKVILELPPGTTLDQTTAITQQASERLNAMPEVKHVFSSIGTASSSGSGPKDITGNGDAILTVDLVPRDERDLKQVEVEAKIRQVLRSLPGVRVNVGGDGSGEKLDIVLASDDGDLLVRTASALEPQLRQLKGIGNVTSSSALQRPEIQMHPDFARAAEQGITSQDIADTLRMATYGEYSSALGKINLSQRQVDVRVRMDPLVRNDLDAINQLRVTGRDGQVALASLGELRMGSGPAQIMRLDRLRNITLSIELNGRTLGEVMAEVTQLPVMLNLPSEVKLVEAGELQLMSELFGSFGLAMAIGVFCIYAVLVLLFHDFLQPATILSALPLSLGGALVALLVCNLSFSLPSVIGLLMLMGIVTKNSILLVEYAIMARRDFGLGRYEALIDACHKRARPILMTTIAMGAGMLPTAMGIGEDPSFRQPMAVVVIGGLLTSTLLSLLVVPVIFTYVDDLLQSLKRRVGAVPGREVVNEG, encoded by the coding sequence ATGAATATTTCGGCGCTGTCGATCCGCCATCCGGTCCCGGCGGTGATGTTGTTTATCCTGCTGACGATCTTCGGCCTGGTGGGGTTTGACCGGCTCGGCATCCAGGATTTTCCGGACATGGACTTGCCGGTGGTGGTGATCAGCGCCTCCCTCGAAGGCGCAGCGCCCGAGCAACTGGAAACCGAGGTGGCGCGCAAGCTTGAGGATCAACTCACCTCCCTGCGCCTGCTCAAGCATGTGACGACCGTGATCACCGACGGTGCGGTCAACATCAGCGTCAGTTTCGCCATCGACAAGGATGGCAACGAGGCGCTCAACGAAGTGCGCAACGCAGTGGACAGTGCCATGCCGCAATTGCCGGCCAGCCTGGATACGCCGTCAGTCTCACGGCTGACCACCAGCGCCAGTTCGCTTCTGACCTACGTGATCGACTCCGACAGCCTCGATGAAGAGGCGTTGTCGTGGTTCGTCGACAATGAATTGAGCAAGAAGCTGCTGTCGGTGCCGGGTGTGGCGCTGATCTCCCGGGTGGGCGGTGTCGATCGGGAGATTCAGGTCAACCTCGATCCTGCGTTGATGGCGGGGCTCGGTATCCGTGTTGCGGATGTGGCCAGCCAGTTGCGGGCGATGCAAAAGGACAACTCCGGCGGCCAGGGCAATCTGGGCAGCGGGCAGCAATCACTGCGGACCCTGGGCGCGATTGACGACCCGGCCGCACTCGGTGCCATCGACATTCCCAGCGGCGACGGCAGGCTGCTGGCGTTGCGGCAACTCGCCGACATTCGCGACACCCACGCCGAACGCAGCACCCGGGCGTTTCGCGATGGCAAGCCAGTGATCGGTTTCCAGGTCGTGCGCTCGCTGGGTTTCTCCGATGTCGGTGTGGCCACGGATGTGCGAGAGGCGATGACTGAGTTTGCCAAGCAACATTCCAACGTGCACATCGTCGAGGCCAGCGACGCGGTGGAGTCGGTCCTCGATAACTATCGCGGTTCGATGAGCCTGCTGTACGAAGGCATGCTGCTGGCGGTGCTGGTGGTCTGGTGGTTTTTGCGCGATTGGCGCGCGACGCTGATTGTCGCGACGGCGCTGCCGCTGTCGATCATTCCCACGTTTGGCGTGATCTACCTGGCCGGGTTTACCCTCAACACCGTGTCTTTGCTGGCCCTGGCCCTGGTGATCGGCGTGCTGGTTGACGATGCCATCGTCGAGATCGAGAACATCGCCCGGCATTTGCGTATGGGCAAGACCCCGCGCGAGGCGGCCATCGAAGCCGCAGACGAAATTGGTCTGGCGGTGCTCGCCACCACGGTGACGCTGGTGGCGGTGTTTCTGCCCACGGCGTTTATGGGCGGGATCGCCGGCAAGATTTTCCGTGAGTTCGGGGTGACAGCCTCGGCGGCGCTGCTGTTTTCGTTGCTGGTGGCGCGGCTGCTGACGCCGATGATGGCGGCGTATTTCCTGCGGGCCCGTCACGAGGCCGAACACGATAGCCGCTTGATGACGCGCTATCTGGGCTGGATTCACGGCACCCTGAATCGGCGCAAAACCACCATGCTCTGTGCCGGACTGTTTTTTATCGGCTCGCTGATGCTGATCCCGCTGTTGCCCACCAGTTTCCTGCCGCCCGCCGACACGGCCCACAGCAAAGTCATTCTGGAACTGCCGCCCGGCACGACCCTGGATCAGACCACCGCAATCACCCAGCAGGCCAGCGAACGACTGAACGCCATGCCCGAAGTCAAACACGTCTTCAGCTCGATCGGCACCGCCAGCAGCTCGGGCTCGGGGCCCAAGGACATTACCGGCAACGGCGACGCGATCCTCACCGTCGACCTGGTGCCTCGCGATGAACGCGATCTCAAGCAAGTCGAGGTCGAAGCGAAGATCCGCCAGGTGCTGCGCTCACTGCCCGGTGTGCGGGTGAATGTCGGCGGCGATGGCAGCGGTGAGAAACTCGACATCGTGCTGGCCAGCGACGACGGCGACTTGCTGGTGCGCACCGCCAGTGCTCTTGAGCCGCAGCTGCGGCAATTGAAGGGCATCGGCAACGTGACCTCCAGTTCTGCCTTGCAGCGCCCGGAAATCCAGATGCACCCCGATTTCGCCCGCGCCGCAGAGCAAGGCATCACCAGCCAGGACATCGCTGACACCTTGCGCATGGCGACCTACGGCGAGTATTCCTCGGCACTCGGCAAGATCAACTTGTCCCAGCGTCAGGTAGATGTTCGGGTGCGCATGGATCCGCTGGTGCGCAACGATCTCGATGCGATCAACCAATTGCGCGTGACCGGTCGCGACGGCCAAGTGGCGCTGGCGTCCCTGGGTGAACTGCGCATGGGCAGCGGGCCGGCGCAAATCATGCGCCTGGATCGATTGCGCAATATCACGCTGTCCATCGAACTCAACGGCCGCACCCTCGGCGAAGTTATGGCCGAGGTTACTCAGTTGCCGGTGATGCTCAACTTGCCCTCCGAAGTGAAACTGGTGGAGGCCGGCGAGTTGCAATTGATGAGTGAACTGTTCGGCAGCTTCGGCCTGGCCATGGCCATCGGTGTGTTCTGTATCTATGCGGTGCTGGTGCTGCTGTTCCACGATTTCCTGCAGCCGGCGACGATTCTGTCGGCATTGCCGCTGTCTTTGGGCGGTGCATTGGTGGCGCTGCTGGTGTGCAACCTGAGCTTTTCCCTGCCGTCGGTGATCGGTTTGCTGATGCTGATGGGGATCGTGACCAAGAACTCCATCCTGTTGGTGGAGTACGCGATCATGGCTCGGCGTGATTTTGGCCTGGGTCGCTATGAGGCATTGATCGATGCCTGTCACAAACGGGCGCGTCCGATCCTGATGACCACCATCGCCATGGGCGCTGGGATGCTGCCGACCGCGATGGGCATAGGCGAAGACCCGAGTTTCCGTCAGCCGATGGCCGTCGTGGTGATCGGTGGTCTGCTGACATCAACGTTGCTGAGTCTGTTGGTGGTGCCGGTGATCTTTACCTATGTGGACGACCTATTGCAGTCGCTCAAGCGTCGGGTTGGAGCAGTGCCAGGCAGGGAGGTGGTGAATGAAGGCTGA
- a CDS encoding efflux RND transporter periplasmic adaptor subunit, producing MRPALRNGLIAAGVIVAVVIFVSLRRDPEPVAQAAAPSVSSLSVEVVQARRQQWPQLLSASGALAPWQEAVISAETSSLRIASLEADVGSRVKKGQLLATLAPETVLAEESKQQALVAQAVASLQQANSNDRRAGIVGQGGALSEQQREDYRIKVATAKADLAGAKAELQTAQIRLKQTRIVAVDDGIISSRTALLGQVPTAGDELFRLVRDGRIEWQAELDARQLSRVEAGQVARLTLPGGQSLEGQVRLVSPTLSTKTSRAVVYVALPKDSPAQAGMYASGQIELPPREALTVPDTAVILRDGRSYVFTLSDDSHVAQRPVEVGRRLMNSVEILSGLDEPARIVRAGGAFLSDGASVTLVPAQPQVAQP from the coding sequence GTGAGGCCGGCCCTGCGCAATGGGTTGATCGCTGCGGGCGTAATCGTGGCGGTGGTGATTTTTGTCTCCCTGCGCCGAGACCCGGAGCCGGTGGCGCAAGCGGCGGCCCCGAGTGTCAGCAGCTTGAGCGTTGAAGTCGTCCAGGCACGTCGGCAACAGTGGCCGCAGTTGCTGTCGGCCAGCGGTGCGTTGGCGCCGTGGCAGGAAGCGGTGATCAGTGCCGAGACCAGCAGCCTGCGCATCGCCAGCCTCGAAGCGGATGTCGGCAGTAGGGTGAAAAAAGGCCAGTTGCTGGCGACCTTGGCTCCGGAAACCGTGCTGGCCGAAGAGAGCAAGCAGCAGGCACTGGTCGCCCAGGCTGTCGCCAGTTTGCAGCAAGCCAATTCCAATGATCGCCGTGCCGGTATCGTCGGGCAGGGCGGCGCCTTGTCGGAACAACAGCGCGAGGATTACCGGATCAAGGTTGCCACCGCGAAGGCCGATCTGGCCGGCGCCAAAGCCGAACTGCAAACCGCGCAGATCCGCCTCAAGCAGACACGCATCGTCGCGGTTGACGACGGCATTATCTCCTCGCGTACGGCGCTGCTCGGCCAGGTGCCGACGGCGGGTGACGAGCTGTTTCGCCTGGTGCGCGACGGGCGCATCGAATGGCAGGCGGAACTGGATGCGCGTCAGCTCTCCCGCGTCGAGGCAGGCCAGGTCGCGCGCCTGACACTGCCGGGCGGACAAAGCCTGGAAGGGCAGGTGCGGCTGGTGTCGCCGACGCTCAGTACCAAAACCAGTCGCGCTGTGGTGTATGTCGCGCTGCCGAAAGACAGCCCGGCCCAGGCTGGCATGTACGCCAGTGGCCAGATCGAACTGCCGCCGCGCGAAGCCCTGACCGTGCCGGATACGGCGGTGATCCTGCGGGACGGTCGTTCTTACGTGTTCACCCTGAGTGACGATTCCCACGTCGCCCAGCGTCCGGTCGAAGTCGGCAGGCGCCTGATGAACTCGGTGGAAATCCTCTCTGGCCTGGATGAACCCGCGCGCATCGTGCGTGCTGGCGGCGCCTTTCTCAGCGATGGCGCGAGCGTGACCCTGGTCCCGGCGCAGCCGCAGGTGGCCCAGCCATGA
- a CDS encoding helix-turn-helix transcriptional regulator codes for MNLQRLFPHVGKVIASTGSRHFPRMLHDLIVTEVPVDATHITEQWIDDRDISELSTSSIGCVGLNNTCIDAIMDTHTVKKPYLLADDIFFEDAKYQKLPDFSCCLLAQDQSDKVPPKAGAQLHLTSRKNGRRYVLSVYRSHLSQGFSPQECAFLKDFSCLLLPMVEEHVAALLPSAPSRPDAHIALDEPEHGGMETLRQRFADRLLESGLTLSSRETEVCVGLLAGHTAPELAEQFDLRVNTVESYLKRAAIKMGIGGRRSLIRWMHSVDAQPATPALRNAV; via the coding sequence ATGAACTTACAAAGATTGTTCCCGCACGTTGGCAAAGTCATTGCCAGTACAGGTAGCCGCCACTTCCCCCGAATGTTGCATGATCTGATAGTGACGGAAGTACCTGTAGACGCCACCCATATTACGGAGCAGTGGATAGACGACAGGGATATTTCTGAACTGAGCACATCAAGTATTGGCTGCGTCGGACTGAACAACACCTGTATCGATGCCATTATGGACACCCACACGGTAAAAAAGCCGTACCTGCTGGCTGATGATATTTTTTTCGAAGACGCGAAATATCAGAAGCTGCCAGATTTTTCCTGCTGCTTGCTCGCCCAGGACCAGTCAGACAAAGTGCCGCCCAAGGCAGGCGCCCAGTTGCATCTGACCTCCCGGAAAAACGGTCGCCGCTACGTCCTGTCGGTCTACCGCTCCCATCTTTCCCAAGGCTTTTCGCCACAGGAATGTGCCTTCCTGAAAGATTTTTCCTGCCTGCTGCTGCCCATGGTTGAAGAGCACGTTGCTGCCCTGCTCCCCTCGGCACCGTCTCGACCAGACGCGCACATTGCGCTGGATGAACCCGAGCACGGCGGCATGGAAACGTTGCGCCAGCGCTTTGCCGATCGCCTGCTGGAATCGGGATTGACCCTCTCATCTCGCGAAACCGAAGTGTGCGTTGGCCTGTTGGCCGGGCATACGGCGCCGGAACTGGCCGAGCAATTCGACCTGCGAGTGAATACCGTCGAGAGCTACCTGAAACGCGCGGCGATAAAAATGGGGATCGGCGGGCGCCGTTCGCTGATTCGCTGGATGCATTCGGTGGATGCACAACCTGCCACACCCGCACTGCGCAACGCCGTCTAA
- a CDS encoding efflux transporter outer membrane subunit, producing the protein MALSGCTLGPDYKEPAVPIPAKWQAPLPHGASVAALTNWWQQFNDPALAELLRLSEADSPSLDQAFAKIALARATLDSNSADALPNVQGTLSGGRGGQLTSVDRISGSGSSAEFDAAWELDLFGKLRRNKEAARTRIEARVDDWHDARVSLAAQVGDSYVQYRGCQKLALAYSDQAQSQQQTARSTRQSLLAGFTSSADAALADATAASNESTLISQQSECQVLLKSLVALTGSDEGKLIEVLSRTPAQLPQPAQLNVQQIPADLLRQRPDLASSERELAAANADIGVAQADRFPSLSLSGNFSVSSILGDLNRSWTFGPALSIPIFDGGKRRSVVDSAKANYDSALALYRQTLRTSVMEVEQSLVRLDAARRREVEVERSTAGYRESYAAIDRNWQAGSVSLLDRETARRLALTSEIELITLQQDQVRYWIALYKALGGGWQAGQAQTASRGDGA; encoded by the coding sequence ATGGCTCTGAGCGGCTGCACGCTTGGACCTGACTATAAGGAGCCGGCGGTGCCGATCCCCGCGAAATGGCAAGCGCCGCTGCCGCATGGCGCCTCCGTGGCCGCCTTGACCAACTGGTGGCAGCAGTTCAACGACCCGGCACTGGCCGAGTTGTTGCGCCTGTCCGAAGCGGACAGCCCGTCGCTGGATCAGGCATTTGCAAAGATCGCTTTGGCCCGGGCGACCCTGGACAGTAATTCAGCGGATGCGTTGCCGAATGTCCAAGGCACTTTGTCCGGGGGGCGCGGGGGGCAGTTGACCAGCGTCGACCGCATCAGCGGGTCCGGCTCTTCCGCCGAGTTCGATGCGGCGTGGGAGCTGGACCTGTTCGGCAAACTGCGCCGTAACAAGGAAGCTGCGCGGACCCGCATCGAAGCGCGGGTGGATGACTGGCATGATGCCCGCGTCTCGCTGGCGGCCCAAGTCGGCGACAGTTACGTGCAATACCGTGGTTGTCAGAAGCTGGCGCTGGCCTACAGCGATCAGGCGCAGTCCCAACAACAGACGGCACGTTCGACGCGCCAGTCGCTGCTGGCCGGATTCACTTCGTCTGCCGATGCCGCCCTGGCAGACGCCACTGCTGCGAGCAACGAATCAACCCTGATCAGCCAGCAGAGCGAGTGCCAGGTGTTGCTTAAGAGCTTGGTCGCGCTGACCGGCAGCGATGAAGGCAAACTGATCGAAGTGCTCAGCCGTACACCGGCGCAATTGCCTCAGCCTGCGCAACTCAACGTCCAGCAAATCCCCGCCGACCTGCTGCGTCAGCGCCCGGACCTGGCGTCCAGCGAGCGCGAACTGGCGGCGGCCAATGCGGACATCGGCGTCGCCCAAGCTGACCGCTTTCCCAGTCTGAGCCTGTCCGGCAACTTTTCCGTGAGCAGCATCCTCGGTGATCTGAACCGTTCCTGGACATTCGGCCCGGCCTTGTCGATTCCAATATTCGACGGCGGCAAGCGCCGTTCGGTGGTGGACAGCGCCAAGGCGAACTACGACTCAGCGCTGGCGCTGTATCGCCAGACCTTGCGCACCAGCGTGATGGAAGTCGAACAATCCCTGGTGCGCCTCGATGCAGCGCGGCGCCGGGAGGTTGAAGTCGAGCGTTCCACCGCCGGCTACCGAGAGTCCTACGCGGCCATCGACCGCAACTGGCAGGCCGGCAGTGTCAGCCTGCTTGACCGTGAAACCGCACGCCGTTTGGCCCTTACGTCAGAGATTGAATTGATCACTTTGCAGCAGGACCAAGTGCGTTACTGGATCGCCCTGTACAAGGCCTTGGGTGGTGGCTGGCAAGCTGGCCAGGCGCAAACGGCATCCCGGGGGGACGGAGCGTGA
- a CDS encoding diaminobutyrate--2-oxoglutarate transaminase family protein yields the protein MEELSYLSKVESNARTYARTFQRLFVSGKGMRVKDASGHEFLDCLANAGTLALGHNPSEVRDAVLHFLGGDHLQQALDLATPAKHAFVQELFSMLPPKMRNTSKILFCGPSGSDAVEAAIKLARHYTKRSTLMAFHGGYHGMTAGALSAMGNLHPKADNGLIAQGTHFLPFPYRFRCPFGTDGEATDQLSIDYIRTVLSDPEGGVTKPAAVIVEVVQGEGGCIPASANWLRALRDITQEQGILLIVDEVQTGLGRTGSTFAIEHAGIVPDILVLSKAIGGGYPLSVIVFAEHLDTWSPGMHAGTFRGNQIAMVAGAATMRHIKEANVVAHAAKMGTLLESGLQQIAQRYSFMGDVRGRGLMLGVEITKPGTHGRAGPGDGARARAIKLNCFENGLIMETGGRHGAVLRFLPPLTITESEVGMVLDRFEQAVKKSGEARQLYAGEKA from the coding sequence ATGGAAGAGTTAAGCTATCTCAGCAAAGTCGAATCGAATGCGCGCACTTACGCGCGAACGTTCCAGCGCCTGTTTGTCAGTGGCAAGGGCATGCGCGTCAAGGACGCCAGCGGCCATGAGTTCCTCGATTGCCTGGCGAATGCCGGCACGTTGGCCCTGGGACATAATCCGTCCGAGGTCCGGGACGCGGTGTTGCATTTCCTCGGCGGCGATCACCTGCAGCAGGCCCTAGACCTGGCCACGCCGGCCAAGCACGCCTTCGTGCAGGAATTGTTTTCGATGTTGCCGCCGAAAATGCGCAACACCAGCAAAATCCTGTTCTGCGGTCCCAGCGGTTCGGATGCGGTCGAAGCCGCGATCAAACTGGCACGCCATTACACCAAACGCTCGACCCTCATGGCCTTCCATGGCGGCTATCACGGCATGACCGCCGGTGCACTGTCGGCAATGGGCAACCTGCATCCGAAAGCCGATAACGGCCTGATCGCCCAGGGCACGCACTTCCTGCCCTTCCCCTATCGTTTTCGTTGCCCGTTCGGCACCGATGGCGAAGCCACGGATCAGCTGTCCATCGATTACATTCGCACCGTGCTGTCCGACCCGGAGGGTGGCGTGACCAAACCGGCGGCGGTCATTGTCGAAGTCGTGCAAGGTGAAGGCGGCTGCATTCCGGCCTCGGCGAATTGGCTGCGGGCGTTGCGGGACATCACCCAGGAACAGGGGATCTTGCTGATTGTCGACGAAGTCCAGACCGGACTCGGCCGCACTGGCAGCACCTTCGCCATTGAGCACGCGGGGATCGTTCCTGACATTCTGGTGCTGTCGAAAGCCATCGGTGGCGGCTATCCGTTGTCGGTGATTGTGTTTGCCGAGCACCTGGACACCTGGAGCCCGGGCATGCACGCCGGCACCTTCCGTGGCAATCAGATCGCGATGGTCGCCGGTGCGGCCACCATGCGGCATATCAAGGAAGCTAACGTGGTTGCCCACGCGGCGAAAATGGGCACGCTGCTGGAAAGCGGTTTGCAACAGATCGCGCAGCGTTATTCATTCATGGGCGACGTCCGCGGTCGCGGGCTGATGCTCGGGGTGGAAATCACCAAGCCCGGAACCCACGGACGCGCTGGCCCTGGCGACGGTGCCCGGGCACGGGCGATCAAACTCAACTGCTTCGAGAACGGACTGATCATGGAGACCGGTGGACGGCATGGGGCTGTGCTGCGGTTCCTGCCGCCACTGACCATCACCGAATCCGAGGTTGGCATGGTGCTGGATCGCTTCGAACAAGCGGTAAAAAAATCCGGAGAAGCCCGCCAGCTCTATGCCGGTGAAAAAGCCTAA
- the macA gene encoding macrolide transporter subunit MacA, whose translation MEKSKFRKIAIVSVLVVVAGLIFYSAQSPGKPPEYLTATVERGDIENAVLAAGILQGIKQVDVGAQVSGQLKSLKVKLGDKVTKGQWLAEIDPVVLQNALRQSQVNEENLVAKKRATAAQLKDAKATYDRYKKLQPDDAISKQEYETAESNYQVQNANLVSLDAQIKDARIQIETARVNLAYTHIVAPIDGYVVGVVTQEGQTVIAQQLAPVLLKLADLDTMTVKAQVSEADVIHITPGQEVYFTILGESEKRYYAKLRGTEPAPQNFLETQASGTTKQNTAVFYNGLFDVPNPDHRLRISMTAQVRIVLDKAKDVLTVPVAALGSKNSDGSVSVRVLDAQGVAQMRNVKTGINNNVKAEIKEGLAEGDKVVIGEPTPAVAGA comes from the coding sequence ATGGAAAAGTCGAAGTTTCGCAAGATTGCTATCGTGAGCGTACTGGTCGTGGTGGCTGGTCTGATTTTCTACAGCGCTCAATCCCCCGGAAAACCACCGGAGTACCTGACTGCCACGGTTGAACGCGGCGACATCGAGAACGCCGTGCTGGCCGCTGGGATCCTGCAGGGCATCAAGCAGGTAGACGTCGGTGCGCAAGTTTCCGGCCAGCTCAAATCCCTCAAGGTCAAACTGGGCGACAAGGTCACCAAGGGCCAGTGGCTGGCGGAGATCGATCCGGTGGTGCTGCAAAACGCCCTGCGCCAGTCCCAGGTTAATGAAGAAAACCTGGTGGCGAAGAAACGCGCGACCGCCGCGCAACTGAAGGACGCCAAGGCGACTTACGACCGCTACAAAAAACTGCAACCGGACGATGCCATTTCCAAGCAGGAGTACGAAACCGCCGAGTCCAACTACCAGGTACAGAATGCCAATCTGGTGTCCCTCGACGCACAGATCAAGGACGCGCGAATCCAGATCGAAACCGCACGGGTCAATCTGGCCTACACCCACATCGTCGCGCCCATCGACGGCTATGTGGTCGGGGTCGTGACCCAGGAAGGCCAGACCGTGATCGCCCAGCAACTGGCGCCGGTGCTGCTCAAACTGGCTGACCTCGACACCATGACCGTCAAGGCCCAGGTCTCCGAGGCCGACGTGATTCACATCACGCCGGGCCAGGAAGTGTATTTCACCATCCTCGGCGAGTCGGAAAAACGCTACTACGCCAAGCTGCGCGGCACCGAACCTGCGCCGCAAAACTTCCTGGAAACCCAGGCTTCCGGCACCACCAAGCAAAACACCGCGGTGTTCTACAACGGCTTGTTCGACGTGCCGAACCCCGACCATCGCTTGCGCATTTCGATGACCGCGCAAGTGCGCATCGTGCTGGACAAGGCCAAGGATGTGCTGACGGTTCCGGTCGCGGCGCTGGGCTCCAAGAACAGCGACGGCAGCGTTTCGGTGCGGGTGCTGGACGCTCAGGGCGTGGCACAGATGCGCAATGTGAAGACCGGCATCAATAACAACGTCAAGGCCGAGATCAAGGAAGGCCTGGCCGAAGGCGACAAGGTCGTGATCGGTGAGCCGACGCCGGCCGTGGCAGGGGCCTGA
- a CDS encoding MacB family efflux pump subunit → MSRPLLELKGVSRSFMAGEKDFKALKDINLTINAGEIVAITGASGSGKSTLMNVLGCLDHASSGSYKVDGRETSAMDDRELAVLRRDHFGFIFQRYHLLPHLSALHNVEMPAIYAGVAETQRHNRAGELLARLGLDGHLLNRPSQLSGGQQQRVSIARALMNGGEVILADEPTGALDTTSGKEVMKILLELNAAGHTVIIVTHDEKVAANAKRIIEIQDGEIVSDRVNLDRPVEDLPVQDERPPKVKQANRLVAGLGLFSEAFNMAWVALISHRMRTLLTMLGIIIGITSVVSIVAIGEGAKRYVLKDIAAIGSSTIEIFPGTDWGDSRASAIETLVLSDVTALSDQYYIDSATPNVGRNLLLRYENIDVTATVNGVSESYFQVRGIKLGEGVVFGKDDARRQSQVVVIDHNTRVRMFGPNVDPLGKVILVDNLPCTVIGVTEDKKSVFNTSKALNVWMPYETAAGRLLGQRYLDSITVRMKDGQPSKVVEDNIIKLMEQRHGVKDFFTYNLDSIMQTVQKTSQSMALLLSLIAVISLVVGGIGVMNIMLVSVTERTREIGIRMAVGARQSDIRQQFLVEAVMVCLVGGTIGIALSFGIGFIFSLLVKEWQMVFSMGSIIMAFVCSTLIGIVFGFVPARNAARLDPIEALARD, encoded by the coding sequence ATGAGCCGACCATTACTGGAACTCAAGGGCGTCAGCCGCAGCTTTATGGCGGGCGAGAAGGATTTCAAGGCGCTTAAAGACATCAACCTGACCATTAATGCGGGCGAGATCGTTGCGATCACCGGGGCCTCGGGTTCGGGTAAATCAACGCTGATGAACGTGCTCGGCTGCCTCGACCACGCCAGCTCCGGCAGCTACAAGGTCGACGGGCGAGAAACCAGTGCCATGGACGACCGGGAACTGGCGGTGCTGCGGCGCGATCACTTCGGTTTCATCTTCCAGCGCTACCACTTGCTACCGCATTTGAGCGCTTTGCATAACGTGGAGATGCCGGCGATCTATGCGGGTGTCGCCGAAACGCAACGGCACAACCGAGCCGGGGAATTGCTGGCGCGGTTGGGGCTGGACGGGCACTTGTTGAACCGGCCGAGCCAGTTGTCCGGTGGTCAGCAGCAGCGGGTGAGTATCGCGCGAGCGTTGATGAACGGCGGCGAAGTGATCCTCGCCGATGAACCGACCGGCGCCCTCGACACCACCAGCGGCAAGGAGGTGATGAAGATCCTGCTGGAGCTGAATGCGGCGGGGCATACGGTGATCATCGTGACCCACGATGAAAAAGTCGCGGCCAATGCCAAGCGCATTATCGAGATTCAGGACGGCGAGATCGTCAGCGACCGCGTCAACCTCGACCGTCCGGTGGAGGACCTGCCGGTGCAGGACGAACGCCCGCCCAAGGTCAAGCAGGCCAACCGCCTGGTCGCTGGCCTGGGGCTATTCAGTGAAGCGTTCAACATGGCTTGGGTAGCGCTGATCTCGCACCGGATGCGCACCTTGCTGACCATGCTCGGGATCATCATCGGCATCACCTCGGTGGTGTCGATCGTGGCCATCGGCGAAGGCGCCAAGCGCTACGTCCTCAAGGACATCGCCGCGATCGGCAGCAGCACCATCGAGATTTTCCCCGGCACCGACTGGGGCGACAGCCGTGCGTCCGCCATCGAAACCCTGGTGCTGTCCGATGTCACCGCGTTGAGCGATCAGTACTACATCGACAGCGCCACCCCCAACGTCGGGCGCAACCTGTTGCTGCGCTACGAAAACATTGATGTGACCGCCACGGTCAACGGCGTGAGCGAGAGTTACTTCCAGGTGCGCGGGATCAAGCTGGGCGAGGGCGTCGTGTTCGGCAAGGACGATGCCCGGCGCCAGTCCCAGGTGGTGGTGATCGACCACAACACCCGCGTGCGCATGTTCGGCCCGAACGTCGACCCGCTGGGCAAGGTGATCCTGGTCGACAACCTGCCGTGCACGGTTATCGGCGTGACCGAGGACAAGAAAAGCGTGTTCAACACCAGCAAGGCCCTGAACGTGTGGATGCCCTACGAAACTGCGGCCGGTCGGCTGCTGGGCCAACGCTACCTCGACAGCATCACCGTGCGCATGAAGGACGGCCAGCCGAGCAAAGTGGTCGAGGACAACATCATCAAGCTCATGGAACAACGTCATGGCGTGAAGGACTTCTTCACCTACAACCTCGACAGCATCATGCAAACCGTGCAGAAAACCAGTCAGTCGATGGCGTTGCTGCTGTCGCTGATCGCGGTGATCTCGCTGGTGGTCGGGGGGATCGGGGTGATGAACATCATGCTGGTCTCGGTGACCGAGCGCACCCGTGAAATCGGGATTCGCATGGCGGTTGGCGCACGCCAGTCGGACATTCGCCAGCAGTTTTTGGTCGAGGCAGTGATGGTGTGCCTGGTGGGCGGCACGATCGGGATCGCCCTGTCATTCGGCATCGGCTTCATCTTCTCCTTGCTGGTCAAGGAATGGCAGATGGTGTTCTCGATGGGCTCGATCATCATGGCGTTCGTCTGCTCGACACTGATCGGCATCGTGTTCGGCTTCGTACCGGCGCGCAATGCAGCGCGGCTTGATCCGATCGAAGCACTGGCGCGGGACTGA